One genomic window of Nicotiana sylvestris chromosome 10, ASM39365v2, whole genome shotgun sequence includes the following:
- the LOC104217767 gene encoding hydroxyproline O-galactosyltransferase GALT6-like → MKRARFDSVISVSRLRSIQVLMGLLFLYFMLVTLEIPLISRFGFELESSQLISTPFDSNSKFSRLNSMSQDPVFPSKMGLSLPKRKMGEFKKISGLIFDEKTFDSFDKDDFSELHKVVRDAFVTGKKLFQDIESGKVESELVSLTQKNRTESCPDSVSLWGSEFVAGGKIMVIPCGLTLGSHITVVGRPRWAHAEKDPKITLVKDDEETVMVSQFMMELQGLKTVDGEDPPRILHLNPRLKGDWSGKPVIEQNTCYRMQWGSAMRCDGWISKPSEETVDGQVKCEKWIRDDDDHSEESKAMWWLKRLISGRTKKVSIDWPYPFVENKLFVLTLSAGLEGYHINVDGRHITSFPYRTGFTLEDATGLFVNGDIDVHSVFAASLPSTHPSFAPQRHLEMLPKWQAPPLPDGPVELFIGILSAGNHFAERMAVRKSWMQHSSIKSSNIVARFFVAMHGRKEINVELVKEADFFGDIVIVPYMDNYDLVVLKTVAICEYGVRTVAAKYVMKCDDDTFVRIDAVMKEVKKVRSGRSLYVGNINYYHKPLRHGKWAVTYEEWPEEDYPPYANGPGYIISFDIAEYIVSEFEKHKLRLFKMEDVSMGMWVEQFNSSRPVEYVHSLKFCQFGCIDDYYTAHYQSPRQMICLWRKLLLGKPRCCNVR, encoded by the exons atgAAACGAGCTAGGTTTGACTCAGTAATCTCAGTGAGTCGACTCAGATCGATTCAAGTTTTGATGGGTTTattgtttttgtattttatgttagttacTTTGGAAATACCTTTGATTTCTAGATTTGGGTTTGAGTTAGAATCCTCTCAACTTATTTCTACACCATTTGATTCCAACTCCAAATTCAGTAGACTAAACAGTATGAGTCAAGATCCAGTTTTTCCTTCAAAAATGGGATTATCATTACCTAAAAGGAAAATGGGGGAGTTCAAGAAAATATCCGGATTGATTTTTGATGAAAAAACATTTGATAGTTTTGATAAAGACGATTTCTCTGAGTTGCATAAGGTGGTTAGGGATGCTTTTGTTACTGGGAAGAAACTGTTTCAGGATATTGAATCAGGGAAAGTTGAGAGCGAGTTAGTGAGTTTGACTCAGAAGAATAGGACCGAGTCGTGCCCTGACTCGGTGTCCTTGTGGGGTAGTGAGTTTGTGGCTGGAGGGAAGATAATGGTGATACCTTGTGGATTGACTTTAGGGTCTCATATAACAGTTGTGGGGAGGCCGAGGTGGGCTCACGCGGAGAAGGATCCTAAGATTACTTTGGTGAAGGATGATGAGGAGACGGTGATGGTTTCACAGTTTATGATGGAATTGCAAGGATTGAAGACAGTTGATGGAGAGGACCCACCGAGGATACTGCATTTGAATCCGAGGTTGAAAGGGGATTGGAGTGGTAAGCCAGTGATTGAGCAGAATACATGTTATAGGATGCAATGGGGTTCTGCAATGAGGTGTGATGGTTGGATATCCAAGCCTAGTGAGGAAACTG TGGACGGACAGGTGAAGTGTGAGAAGTGGATTCGTGATGATGATGATCACTCTGAAGAATCAAAGGCCATGTGGTGGCTGAAGAGACTTATTAGTGGGAGGACAAAGAAGGTCTCGATCGACTGGCCATACCCTTTTGTAGAGAACAAGTTGTTTGTGCTTACTCTCAGTGCTGGCTTAGAAGGCTATCACATCAATGTAGATGGAAGGCATATTACTTCCTTTCCTTATCGCACT GGTTTTACTCTTGAAGATGCAACAGGACTGTTTGTTAACGGGGATATTGATGTGCATTCTGTATTTGCTGCTTCGTTACCGTCAACACATCCGAGTTTTGCTCCGCAGAGGCATTTGGAAATGTTACCCAAGTGGCAAGCTCCGCCACTTCCTGATGGACCCGTTGAGCTTTTTATTGGCATCCTTTCCGCAGGCAATCATTTTGCTGAGAGAATGGCTGTGAGAAAATCTTGGATGCAGCATTCATCAATTAAATCGTCAAACATTGTAGCCCGTTTTTTTGTGGCAATG CACGGAAGAAAGGAGATAAATGTGGAGCTAGTGAAAGAAGCAGATTTTTTTGGTGATATTGTTATAGTTCCTTATATGGACAATTACGACCTTGTTGTATTGAAGACTGTAGCAATTTGTGAATATGGG GTTCGTACAGTCGCTGCAAAGTATGTAATGAAGTGTGATGATGACACCTTTGTAAGAATTGATGCTGTGATGAAGGAAGTTAAGAAAGTGCGTAGTGGTAGAAGCCTTTATGTTGGAAACATCAATTACTACCATAAGCCCCTTCGACATGGTAAATGGGCTGTCACCTATGAG GAATGGCCAGAAGAAGATTATCCACCCTATGCCAATGGGCCTGGTTATATCATCTCATTTGACATTGCAGAGTACATAGTTTCCGAGTTTGAGAAACATAAGCTGAGG TTGTTTAAGATGGAAGACGTGAGCATGGGAATGTGGGTAGAGCAGTTCAACAGCTCCAGGCCCGTAGAGTACGTTCATAGCTTGAAGTTTTGTCAGTTTGGATGCATTGATGATTATTACACTGCACATTATCAATCTCCAAGGCAAATGATCTGCCTGTGGAGAAAGTTGCTACTAGGAAAACCTCGGTGCTGTAATGTGAGATGA
- the LOC104217753 gene encoding UPF0481 protein At3g47200-like isoform X2 — protein sequence MEDEWVIKINDELMHVEDLTSVEAEHWKKRSIYRVPVCVTDMNKKAYKPQAVSFGPYHNGENHLKEMEVHKHRALLHFLKRSGKPLTCYIDSLQQVAQELKDSYDLLDPAWQNDTNGFLRLMILDGCFMLEILRTAADDHLLIDQSQHAQPHDYAPNDPIFSNHGKLHLMPYLKRDMLMLENQLPMLLLDKLLAIENQEAKYDDECINKLILDFCNPHTRAKKLGKCLHVLDVYRKSLLWEDPMLRKTRPRKAPKVSHQSGGDEIIRSAMELNEAGIRFKKSKTGSLKDISFHGGILKLPLIVVDDATESMFLNLIAFERLHVGAGNEVTSYIFFMDNIIDNVKDVSLLHSCGIIQNAIGSDNAVAKLFNSLSKDITLDPDSSLDLVHKLVSDYCKYPWNEWRANLIHTYFRSPWAILSVVAAIFLFALTIVSTVYGVYGYYYPPS from the exons ATGGAAGATGAGTGGGTGATCAAGATAAACGATGAGCTGATGCACGTCGAGGATCTTACTAGTGTGGAGGCCGAGCACTGGAAGAAGCGGTCCATTTATAGAGTGCCTGTCTGTGTCACAGATATGAACAAGAAAGCTTACAAGCCTCAGGCAGTTTCTTTTGGTCCTTATCATAATGGAGAAAATCATCTCAAGGAAATGGAAGTTCACAAGCACCGAGCTCTTCTTCACTTCCTCAAGCGATCTGGAAAACCTTTAACGTGTTATATTGACTCCTTACAACAAGTTGCTCAAGAGCTGAAAGATTCATATGATTTGCTGGATCCTGCATGGCAAAATGATACTAATGGCTTCTTGCGCTTGATGATTCTCGATGGCTGCTTCATGTTGGAGATCTTGAGAACCGCTGCTGATGATCATTTACTTATAGATCAATCTCAACATGCTCAACCACATGACTATGCTCCTAATGATCCTATTTTCAGCAATCATGGAAAGCTCCATCTCATGCCTTATCTCAAGCGCGATATGCTGATGCTTGAAAATCAGTTGCCTATGCTCCTTCTAGACAAATTACTCGCTATTGAAAATCAAGAGGCAaag TATGATGATGAATGTATTAATAAGCTCATACTGGACTTCTGCAATCCTCACACTCGTGCTAAAAAACTGGGGAAGTGTTTGCATGTATTGGATGTGTACAGAAAGAGCCTACTTTGGGAAGATCCCATGTTGCGCAAGACTCGTCCAAGGAAAGCACCAAAAGTTAGTCACCAGAGTGGTGGCGATGAGATCATCCGCTCTGCCATGGAGCTTAATGAAGCAGGCATTCGGTTTAAGAAGAGTAAAACCGGGAGCCTCAAGGACATCTCCTTTCATGGCGGTATCCTTAAGCTTCCTCTGATCGTGGTGGACGATGCTACAGAATCAATGTTCTTAAACCTAATAGCATTTGAGAGATTGCACGTAGGGGCGGGGAATGAGGTAACATCATACATCTTTTTCATGGATAACATTATTGACAATGTCAAAGATGTTAGCTTGCTACACTCTTGTGGCATTATTCAGAATGCAATTGGCAGCGATAACGCTGTAGCCAAGCTATTCAATTCACTATCCAAGGACATTACACTGGATCCAGATAGCAGCCTAGATCTGGTACACAAACTAGTGAGTGATTACTGCAAGTATCCGTGGAATGAATGGCGAGCTAATCTCATTCACACATACTTCAGGAGTCCCTGGGCCATTTTATCTGTTGttgctgctatttttcttttcgcCCTCACCATTGTTTCGACAGTATACGGGGTATATGGTTACTATTATCCCCCTTCCTAA
- the LOC104217753 gene encoding UPF0481 protein At3g47200-like isoform X1, with protein MEDEWVIKINDELMHVEDLTSVEAEHWKKRSIYRVPVCVTDMNKKAYKPQAVSFGPYHNGENHLKEMEVHKHRALLHFLKRSGKPLTCYIDSLQQVAQELKDSYDLLDPAWQNDTNGFLRLMILDGCFMLEILRTAADDHLLIDQSQHAQPHDYAPNDPIFSNHGKLHLMPYLKRDMLMLENQLPMLLLDKLLAIENQEAKSDLLLLDCIQYDDECINKLILDFCNPHTRAKKLGKCLHVLDVYRKSLLWEDPMLRKTRPRKAPKVSHQSGGDEIIRSAMELNEAGIRFKKSKTGSLKDISFHGGILKLPLIVVDDATESMFLNLIAFERLHVGAGNEVTSYIFFMDNIIDNVKDVSLLHSCGIIQNAIGSDNAVAKLFNSLSKDITLDPDSSLDLVHKLVSDYCKYPWNEWRANLIHTYFRSPWAILSVVAAIFLFALTIVSTVYGVYGYYYPPS; from the exons ATGGAAGATGAGTGGGTGATCAAGATAAACGATGAGCTGATGCACGTCGAGGATCTTACTAGTGTGGAGGCCGAGCACTGGAAGAAGCGGTCCATTTATAGAGTGCCTGTCTGTGTCACAGATATGAACAAGAAAGCTTACAAGCCTCAGGCAGTTTCTTTTGGTCCTTATCATAATGGAGAAAATCATCTCAAGGAAATGGAAGTTCACAAGCACCGAGCTCTTCTTCACTTCCTCAAGCGATCTGGAAAACCTTTAACGTGTTATATTGACTCCTTACAACAAGTTGCTCAAGAGCTGAAAGATTCATATGATTTGCTGGATCCTGCATGGCAAAATGATACTAATGGCTTCTTGCGCTTGATGATTCTCGATGGCTGCTTCATGTTGGAGATCTTGAGAACCGCTGCTGATGATCATTTACTTATAGATCAATCTCAACATGCTCAACCACATGACTATGCTCCTAATGATCCTATTTTCAGCAATCATGGAAAGCTCCATCTCATGCCTTATCTCAAGCGCGATATGCTGATGCTTGAAAATCAGTTGCCTATGCTCCTTCTAGACAAATTACTCGCTATTGAAAATCAAGAGGCAaag AGTGATCTGTTACTCCTTGATTGCATTCAGTATGATGATGAATGTATTAATAAGCTCATACTGGACTTCTGCAATCCTCACACTCGTGCTAAAAAACTGGGGAAGTGTTTGCATGTATTGGATGTGTACAGAAAGAGCCTACTTTGGGAAGATCCCATGTTGCGCAAGACTCGTCCAAGGAAAGCACCAAAAGTTAGTCACCAGAGTGGTGGCGATGAGATCATCCGCTCTGCCATGGAGCTTAATGAAGCAGGCATTCGGTTTAAGAAGAGTAAAACCGGGAGCCTCAAGGACATCTCCTTTCATGGCGGTATCCTTAAGCTTCCTCTGATCGTGGTGGACGATGCTACAGAATCAATGTTCTTAAACCTAATAGCATTTGAGAGATTGCACGTAGGGGCGGGGAATGAGGTAACATCATACATCTTTTTCATGGATAACATTATTGACAATGTCAAAGATGTTAGCTTGCTACACTCTTGTGGCATTATTCAGAATGCAATTGGCAGCGATAACGCTGTAGCCAAGCTATTCAATTCACTATCCAAGGACATTACACTGGATCCAGATAGCAGCCTAGATCTGGTACACAAACTAGTGAGTGATTACTGCAAGTATCCGTGGAATGAATGGCGAGCTAATCTCATTCACACATACTTCAGGAGTCCCTGGGCCATTTTATCTGTTGttgctgctatttttcttttcgcCCTCACCATTGTTTCGACAGTATACGGGGTATATGGTTACTATTATCCCCCTTCCTAA